The following nucleotide sequence is from Pygocentrus nattereri isolate fPygNat1 chromosome 25, fPygNat1.pri, whole genome shotgun sequence.
AAATGCAGTGCTACAGTTAGTGTAGTATGTAACAGATAACTAAGCGATGGATAAGCGAGGAAGATAATaatgattaatgaaatgtattatCATTTTTTACAGGATAAACATGCAGTGCTGGACATCACACCCAACGCAGTGGACCGATTGAACTATGCACAGTGGTACCCCATCGTTGTGTTCCTGAACCCAGACAGCAAGCAGGGTGTGAAAAACATGAGGACCAGACTGTGCCCTGAGTCCAGGAAGAGTGCAAGGAAACTGTACGAGCGAGCACTCAAACTGAGGAAAAACAATCACCACCTCTTTACTGGTGAGAACAGAATAAATGTGTGCGAAAGACAAGCGACAGTGTGATGAGTGAATGTAGGACTGTATGTGTGGGTGTAATAGTGTATATATGACAGATAGAGGAGCTCCTGAGAGAGCAGACACATCTCCTTATGGTTATTTTCAGCACTCATATTCCACAAATGCACATACAAGGTTgcggcacacacacacacacacacataatggCATAAACAACTTTTACAAGTTTCATGTGATGCCTGTGAGTCCTTGGGGAATGAAATTGACCTGCTGGACAGTTGGGTCAAGCGTGCCAAGCAACACATGTGGCAATATGTGGCTAATGGTTCAAAAAGATTCAACTCAAGGTCTCTCTGTGCGCTAGAGGAAGTGTAAATGATGTTCATCCCTCTGGAGAGGTGGGGCTGTCATGGACTACAGGAAGAGATTTATATATTAGGAATTGGATTTTCAATAAACGTCACATGCTTAAAAGTAACTAATGCAGTTGTTGAGAAAATGTTCACTTTCAATTTGTTCTCAgtagtatattatttatatttttatcttatttatgCATATATCTCAtagctgtcagaacaaaatcttgtttcTCCATTCTTGttgtgacattatttgaaaataccagctgccctttacattgtgtgaaaaaatTAAAGATCACTGGACCAGTAGAGGTGCTctgaaatgacttggaataaaacatctttaaattAACATACACTGAAAGTCTTTTTAAAACAGACATATTGTTTAGTCAGATATATTTGGGAACAGATTGTTTAAGTGCATTAATGTGAGTAGTCTAGCACCCTTCTACCTGATAATTGGTCCATAGTTTTGTGCTAAATGGAGTAGAACAACTTGAAGTCAGTCAACGTGTTgaataaagagaagaaacaCTTCAGAACAGTCATAGTCATTTTAAATACGTGCTGTTCTGGACACTGATTAAACCATCTTAGGCTTGTGAACTAAGAACAGCTGCTTTCTTCAGTTGATGGGATGTGTGATCTTTAAACAAGACTTAAACAAAAGCTATCTGATTTATTAGTGGGAAAACAGTTGTCTCAGTTTAGGGTGGCAAGTCATTTATTGGTGTGTTCACTTTTGAAATGCTGGTCCTTAGCAAATGAATGGTTGTTATTGCCAGTCTCTAAAAATGTTCCACTAAAGCTCTTGCAAATGAACATTTCAGTATTGGAGATTCATTGCAACAGTTGATTGTTGTTGGCTGAcgtctctctcttcctatcCCCTGATACAGCCACCATAAACATGAATAACATGAATGAGGGCTGGTACGGAGCGCTGAAGGATACcatccagcagcagcagaaccAGCTGGTCTGGGTTTCAGAGGGCAAGGTGAGGCTTCTGTCACAGTTTTTTGTGTCTTTCTCTGTAATTTGTCTTCATAATTGTATCTCACTGTTTTGCCTTTTATTTTCATCCTATCctgctctcttttttcttctctctatcTTCCAGGCGGACGGTACTCCTGAGGATGATCTGGATCTTCATGATGATCGTCTATCCTACTTGTCTGCTCCAGGCAGTGAGTACAGCATGTACAGCACAGACAGCCGCCACACGTCTGACTATGAGGACACGGACACAGAGGGCGGTGCCTACACCGACCAGGAGCTGGACGAAACATTGAATGATGATGCAGGACCACCGTGCGAGCCAGCCATCACCCGCTCGTCCGAGCCCGTCCGCGAGGAGCCACCCGTCATCCAGCAACCACCCGGCTACCCCGTCTACCGGTCAGATGCACTGAGCCGAATCGAGCCGGCTGGCTTCAAGGCCCCCGCGCCGCAGCAGGTAGCGTTTCTTAGAGCCGCGCACCTCCCCTGCTGCCTGGAGGCTATGATGTGCTTCAGGAAAGGGTTATGGAGGCGCTTCTGAATCTAAAAAAGGGGGTCTTTTCAAACAATATCACTGCAATACCCTACATTATGGCGACCAAGTACAAATTGTTGCCACATAttcattgtgtatgtgtgcacgtgtgcgtgtgtgtgtgtgtttgcgtgttgttttttgtcatttttggaaACGAAAAAGATACGGCTCAGCTGTTTAAGCCCCACCCAAAGTAACTGTGAACTCTCGTCCTGGTGTGACTCTCTTAGTTTTTCTCATCAACGTTCTCACCTATGGTGAAGTGAAGCGCCGTTGTGTTTAGCTGTTAGCTATGTCCCTCACCCCTGTCAATCAAACTGATGATGTCATTACTGGAAAGCTTAATATGCATGACTGAATTATCAGTGTTAAACATATACCATGTATGTATTTATCTATCTGGGTCTAATAGTGATATCCAAAGTGTCTTCTCTGATGTGCTACCGAAGGAGGGTAAAGGCCAAAATGTTGTACCATATCCTAgaattaaatacaaaacagtATATATTACCATCAGAAGCTTGTCCAGTTGTAGATTCTTGCATGATATTGGTTCCGAATCCCTTTGGTAAGCAGTAACACAACACCTTCCATTTTGATAAAGATTCATGTACACTTGCTTGTTAGTGAGGCTTAGAGAAGGGCAGAAGAGCATGAGGATTAGATTAGGGCTGTACCATTTAGTTAACCGACGATGTTGATTTTGGATAAACATTGTGTCGATGTGGTGTTTACGTAAAAAAGAAGTTCCGTTCGTTATGAAAGAAGAAATTATTCATACACAGTCAGAACCATGGTGACACTATGACAGGTGCATAAGGCATAATGGGTAATAAATAAACTTATAATAATTGTTAGTCGCAGCcctaatgatgatggtgatgatgatgatgttgaagGTGCAGTTCAGGTGCAGTGGCGAGGTTTGTGAGCACGTTGTATTAAACATTTCTGACCACCTTCACAGAAAGCAGAGGCTGCTCTTCCTGAGCCGCTGACTGAGACAGCGCCCCCTGGTGCCCACCTTAATGTAGCACTTCTGAGTGGTGCCACGGAGGGCCCAGCCGCCCCCCCACAGGGCAACCTAGCTCAGCCCCCAGCTCCTGAGCCCCTCCAAACCGGACAGCCCGGGTCAGAGCCCAAGGTACCGCACTATCTGCCCGGCGACGGATTTGGGCCGACCTGGTTACGGCCCAAGCTTGGtgccctttttctctttctgacttctGCCCTGCCTGTGTGCTGCCTCTTCCTTCTGCATGTACGCTGTCAGCATTGTGCCTccctgcaagtgtgtgtgtagggctgggcgatatagcTAAAAATCttaccacatttttttttttgcatctcaTTTCATAGCAGTATAATTATTCGGAGCTCATTATGtttcatttaatatattaatacgATTTTAACCCTTACAAACTGAATTGAATTACTGACTACTCTCATTTGGTTGCTGGTTGAAGCTGGTTGGTACTATTGTGAGTGAATGACTAGACATCTCTCCATCTGAGTGAGTAAAAGGCATACATCGCCACCTAGTGTACCTTAGAAGCAATTGTTTAAGCTTTCTCTGCTAATAGTAGACCAAGGAATGTAACAGATAGTTtaggaagaaaaatgtagagTATGTCAtcagttttggaaaaaaaaaagtttgataatTATCGTTAGCGTTTTTATCGCccaggcctgtgtgtgtgtgtgtgtgtgtttgggtctGTTTCTGTATGTTGGATTATATGTATTGTCAGTTTGTAACCAGCAGTGGATGAGGCAGGGCCCTCTGCTTATTGAAAGCAAAGGGAGGGAACTATGATCTTCCTGCTGCTGCTTGCACTCTTGCATGGCTCTAAATCGCCTGGGTTTGTTTCTACTTTAATCTGTGTTGTTGTTGAAGTAGAAATATTAGCAGTATTTATAAATGGGTTTATTTAATACTTCATCTGATTATGTTATTTAGGTTCATATTTTTCCCCCTCTGTTATTGACTTTGAAAGGTAGCCTTGTTGATTTCCCATGTGTTAGCACTGTAAACTGGCTGACAGGATCGATATCCGTACTGAAAGGCTACTtctcaaaatgttttatatctAGCCTGAAGTGAAACCTTGCCTCAGTATCAGCTGAGTAGTTTTTGTTGCagtgaatttttttattatttatggcTATTTTTATGTCCCCCCAGATATTTGTTTGCTTTATGTGTATAGTGTTGTGAACAGTTTCGTATTTCTCATATGTAAACCTCTCTTTAAACTTCCATCTTAATGATGGTTGCTTCTGGTTTGACCTGTCCATTAACGGCCCCCTCTGAGTTTCCTCTATTGCAGGTCTTTCCTCTGACTCTAAGCTTCAGCCTTCAGCCATTAATGTGTATTAATCATCTCTGGTTTCTGCCATGTCTAAGTCAAATCCATTGATTGGtaaattttacacattttctgtACCTTTTGTAATGACTTAAACAAGTTTGTCTCCTGTTGTCTTTATCTGGCAGATGTACCAGAAAGAGATTTACAGTGTGGATGAGCAAGTACGCGTCAGTCCTGGACTGAAGCAGCCTGCCTATAACTCCCAGCAACCCCTTTATCAGGAAGAACAGCCATACAGAGATTATGATCACCAGCCCTACCGCTATGACAGCGCCTATGTGGACCCAAAGGCTCATAACTTTGACTCTCACTTGCAGTATGACAGTCGTTTGCCTCCCTATGAAGAGCAGTGGTCTCCATATGACCACCAGGGGGAAGCACCCCAGCACTATGACCCCCGCCTAAACTACCAGGATGGGCCAGATCGTGACTACAGCCCACCTCAGTCCCACTACGACACAGGCTACGACACGGGACGACCCCGTTATGGAAAGCCCGGACCAGCTCGTTTCGATGAACCCCCTCCCCCAGCCACAGGTGGCTTTGATGGAAGTTCACGTTATGACCATGAACCCCACCCCCTACCTTCAACCGTGTCCCGCTCCCCTGAACCCCCAAAACAGCAGTATTATGAGCCTCCACCTGCAAGGTCTGCCCATGGCCAGCCATCACAGAGGGGTTATATGAACTCAGATGTCCCCCCACCACCTCCCAAACCCGAGTCCCTCCCATCACCACCAGACACAGCTGTCACCACAGCAACCTCTAAGACCCTCCCTCCTCCCCCACCAGAGACGGAGGAAGACCCAGCAATGAAGCCACAGTCAGTGCTGACCCGAGTGAAGATGTTTGAGAACAAGCGTTCAGTGTCTATGGACCGGGCCAGAGAGTCTGCCGACTCCACAATAAGGGTGAGTTATTTAGTGTTGCATGCAAGTAGTGTTGGATCAAtacaaaagttttgtttttggtaCTGTTAGTAGCGATACATCAGTAACAAATTAAGAGCCTCAATTCCAATAGTTTAATGGTATCATGATCTATTCCGCCACTCTTACCACACACCCCTTCCTGCCCAAAATATGTAAAGGAGATTAGAAGAATACTTATATTTAAATAAGGAAGATCCTTTATTACTTTGTGTGTAGCATGGGTTGTCTTAATTAACTACATTCAATTTAATATGAATACTATTTCTGAGTTTAAAATTAGCTAGCTATATTGTTGCAATATTAATTATCAAAACTTCTGTCGTGCGGTTAAGCTAGCTACTATAGCTAGTGCTGTATAGCTTTAGTGGCCTGTATAAAAAGCACTAGTACAGGATAAATCAAAATATAACAAAGCATCTCAAAAAATCACCAAATACCTAAACAATCCCTAAAGCTAGTTCTCTAACACCAATTTAATGCTAGCTAGTGTAATAACAGGCTAACCCTAACTTTAGCTGTTTCAGTCTGAAAGTAATGTGAGAGTGGCTATATgttatatacaaacacaaattcAGCACATTCACTGCGTGAAAAAGTGTTTCTGTGATTCTCATGAGGCATAGAATTTGTACAACTTGTTTTGGGAAACGTTTTGACTGCAGAATTCTTTACAACCAAATAAACAGATTATcaacactctcactctctctctctcactacccTCCACCcaaccaccccacccccccaccccaccccagcCAGCAGACATGGTTCCTAAACCAGGTGCAGCATCCGTGCCCAAAGCCAACTCTTTGAGTAACCTCGACCAAGAGAAGACCTTCAGGTAAAGAACAGTGGTAGCTTCAAAGATGCCAAATTATGTTGCACATACATCAATTCATATTTGTAGCAGCCAAATTGTAGCACATGACACAAAACATCATGTTGACATCATACCTGTCTAAACCCACTTATCCAGTTAACAAATACAGAATATATCTGAACCTTTTCGCTTTGTGTAAGCACCTTCTAATCTGATGGTAATTACTACCTCACCTCAAAGGTAGTTTCACTGGGGAAAAAAGCTGCTTTTGAGTGCAGTTTTTATAGAGCTTCACcttgtggttttatgtaatgTCACGCCTTAGCTCTCAACACTGGTGTTGAATTAGACCTTTCTACACCTGCAGCCACAGAACTGTAGCCATACATTAGCAGCTGTTGATGTGCCTCCAGTGTTTTATTGATCAAATTTTAGCTATAGGAATTAGTTTGTAGAGGTTACTTTGTGTATGCATTCTGTAAATGTGTTGCTGTGCTTTCTGTATAACTAATCTCACTCTTCCTTTTCTCaaaaacacccccacaaacatgcacaccTACAAACACATAGAGCGCCTGAGCCCCAGCAGCCGCAGTCAAAAGCTGATGACATTGTTCGCGCTAACCACTATGAtcctgatgaagatgaagagtaCTACAGGAAGCAGCTGTCCTACTTTGATCGCCGGAGCTTTGACAGCAAGCCCTCTACACAGCCACAGCCTGCCAACAAACCAGCACAACCACAGGCCCAGCCAGGGACCAACTATCCTAGGTAACACACATAGGCGGAGACTACTGCTGACCATGCATACAGTTAACTACACTTATACATAGTATTAACTGTACTGTTAACTGCAATTATATTAACTGTTGACTAGAAGAAATATACAATTGATCTTCTGATGAGCTAGCACAGCCAGAGGACATGCCACATGTATACACAAATATATCGGTGAATCATTCTTAAAATTTGAGTGTGCCAAAAATTCTGACATATGTCTCTCATGTAAACTGTTTCATTAcctaaatgctttttttaaatctacAGTTTATCTCATTAAGTAAAAGGGGTCCACAGCTTTGGTGTGGCTTTTTTCAAAGGTAGCGTCAAGTTAATATAATAGCAAAGGATAATCAGTTGTATTTGTACTGCCCCTACAGCTTAAATGTGTCACAGATAACCTAACTTACACTGATCTTACCCCAACGATTAGTTTTAATATTTCCCCCCAAATGGTAAATCGTACTGCTATTGCTGAATATTTCATTTGGAAAGACTTGCTCATATTTGAGCGCACATGCTGATCAAGAATCCGTTTTTGCTTTATGCACAGGGtagtaattttttaaataattgtgtgtgtgatttgctatatttttattacatattgCTATGTATTTTTAGGGTGGACTCAGTGGACAAGGTCAGCCCTGTTCCCCAGGTAACCCCAGCTGCCACTTCTCCAGCTCCACCCCCTACTCTGCCCAAACCTGCTGGTAAGTGTTGCACATTAATCTCTGTATgagtgcagtgttaaagttagAACCAACATTTATTATCAAGGCACAAGCCACAAGGTTTTCACAGACTTCTAATGTTCTTTTAATAAAGTGTGCATTCTTTACAATGCTCAGTTATAAAGTAATAAAGCATTCCTTACAATACCCAGTTGCAGGCACTGATATAAAGTGGTGTCACATAATTTTGTGGTTTGTGGACTGTCCTGAAATATTTGCAACTATTAATCTGCAGTTTATATTGATTATTTTGTCTCGTAATTTATAAGACTGTATTTGTTGCTGTGCTTTCTGCATTGCTGATCTCACTGattttctcccccctctctctctctctctctctctctctctctctctctctctctagcagcGACACCTCCTCCAGACCCTCACGGCTCTCCCAAAGTGAAGCCCCCTGGTCGTGAGGACACAGTGCAGACCACATTCCTTCCCCAGAAAAGCTTTCCTGAGAAATCACCTGTCAATGGCACTGGTGACCCCCCGAAAACCGCTGGTGCACCTCCCCCCTCCTCCTATAACCGCTATGTCCCCAAACCCTATACAGCCTCTGCTAGGCCCTTTGAGCGCAAATTTGACAGTCCCAAATTTAACCACAACCTCCTGCCTAACGACACACAGGCCAAAGCCCCGGCTAAAACGCAGCAACCACAGGCTCCAGATCAGGACAGCGGCCTGGACACCTTCACCCGAACCACAGAGCACCGGCCCAAGTACCTGCAGAATAACATCAATGCCGTGCCCAAGGCCATCCCTGTCAGGTTAGAGACacaatgtgtgtgagagagaacaTGAGTTGTCATTGTAAGGCCAAGCAAATGTAACTACtacttaaaaaatacaaaactgatttgcttttttgtctgattctgaaatcatttacatttacattttacatttagctTAAGattctgtcagtttcttgtaaTTGAACCATAGTAGTATTTTTTGTCTAAAATTATGCAAAGGAGTGTGTTAAATAAGGATTCAATAATTATAAGATACATTATAATGATCGAGTTGTTGACTTCGTACTACCTAGATTTGCTTCTTCCTTCACTTGTAAATTGTCTAGGAAGCTCTTGTAAGTTAGTACTTATGTTCTGTTCCGCAGCAGGGGATAACACATTTTACTGAATTCTGTAGACCCTTGAATCTCAGGAGGACCTGACAGCTCTGCTCTACTATGTTGTCATCGTATTTGTGCTGGGTGCTTTGATCCCTTTATCAGAAAGAAATGATCACTATGTGTACTGTTTTATCTAAACCTGCTCTTTATATGTCAGCCCAAGTGCTCTggaggatgatgaagatgatgacatCCACACGGTGGTGGCCACAGCGCGTGGCATCTTCAACTGTAACGGCGGGGTCCTAAGCTCCATAGAAACAGGTGTCAGCATCATTATCCCTCAGGGGGCCATCCCCGACGGTGTGGAACAGGAGATCTACTTCAAAGTGTGTCGAGACAACAGCATCCTGCCACCCCTCGACAAGGAAAAAGGTCAGTAAATACACTTAGCTACGACCTAAAAGGGCCTACTACATACTACAAAGACAGTGAAACATGACATAATGAGATCATATAACAAATACTCTTTTTATATACGCATGTGTGTGCATCTACAGGAGAAACCCTGTTGAGTCCGCTGGTGATGTGTGGTCCACACGGTCTGAAGTTTCTGAAGCCTGTGGAGCTGCGCTTACCTCACTGTGCGTCTATGACTCCTGATGGTTGGTCTTTTGCTCTAAAATCCTCCGACTCCTCGTCGGGTACGCTGCCCTCTAATCTCTGTGCTTTTGGGGCTCTACAGGGTTGGCTCTGTGGCAAATGCAGACATTGGGCTTTATGggggaaatctttttcttcaCTGTGCACAGGTTATTTCTGATCCATGCAAGTGCTCACAAACTCATTGGTTCATTTGCACTCATTCACTCAGGGGGTTCTTTATATTCATTCTCTTGCTGGTGGCTAATTAAGCATGATCTAAAGGCTCCTTGTTTTTCTGCGCTTTGCTTTGGATATGCTGgactttccctctttttctcctaaAGGTTTTGTGTGTTCAGTGCAAAAACAATCATATTTATTGCTCACAAATCAgtagatatattttttttatctttattcattTGATTACTCATTTAAAGTCAGCTTTGTCATGTATTGACAAAGCCCAGCATTGAGTGAAGAATATCCTACATTGAACACAGAGCATCAGCAGACAACATATACAGACAATTACACAAAAAAGTACACAATTAAATTTACAGCCAATAGGTATATGACAGTAGAGACAAATCAGTAAACAGTGGATAGTCGTGAGGGGGGATCATGAGGTATTACTAGTGCACAACAATGGTAAATGTCCTTAGAAGGTAACAGTGTCAATAGTGCAGACAGAGTGTACAGAATAAAGTGTTCTCTAAATTTAAAGTGACCGGGAAATGTCATGTATCATGTGTTCAGTGAACAGGTAATGTAATCTATCATGTGTTAAGTGACCAACAGTAGACATAGTGCTGCAAGAGATGTGTTAGGTTGATGTAGTAGTGTGGCAGAATCAGGCAGATCATCAGGCAGATCTGTTCAGTGGTGTCATTGCCTGTGAGAAGTAACTTCATGGGTATTGAATAATTGGCTTGGATGCTCTATAGCCTACATTGAGATGATGGGGTTTGAACAGTACATGTGAGGGGTGAGAGGGATCCTTCCTGATACACATATAGAAAGACTTCTTAGAACATCAtgttgctgacacaggtgtaaCTGAGGCATGCAAGCCATGACTATAtgctcaaagcacttcatgagaactggggtgagtgcaacagggcgGGAGTTATGTCATTGGACAGAAACTTGCACCTGGTAGTTTCTGAAGATGCCTGTGAAGACATCAGGAAGCTGGTGGGCACACAACTAGGGATATCGTCAGGGCTAACACCTTTGTGTAGGTTCCACTTGAGCAGTGTTCTGCCACAATTTCTGCCACAATTAAAAAGAGCACCTGGCCACCAGAGTTCTGGGGTTCTTCAATGCTATCTTGGTGTTGGATgcttaaaaattaataatagaAGTTGTTCAGAGCATCTGGAAAAGCAATGTTCTTGGTGCACGTAAGGTGATTCTTCGTCCTATAGTCAGTGATTGAATACACTGCCACTTTTCAGTGCATAGAAGGCCTGGCTTTCCTGGTGGTAGTGGTGAGGTTGGTCTTTGCTGCCCTGAGCACATTCTGTTAGCTGATCTGGACACATTATAGGCTTTGGGTTAGGAACTACCCTCACTGAGCAGCAAGACCATCTTGGTTGGGTTGTATAGTAACAGTTCAGATGATCGTTGCATCATCTATTTACTTACTCATGTAGCCAGGGACATGTTACAAGGGGAtttctcttcctttccttctctctcactctacctctCACATGCTCATACACTCCTTCTCTTCTTACCTCTCTCAATCACAACCACTACATATCTCTTACTGACATCCCTGTGGATTAGCAGCTAATTGCCCCTCATTTAGAAACATGCAGAGAAAAAAGGCCGGAGGAGAAATGAGGCATCCATTTCTTGTGTTGTCCTGCTTCTTTGGGAGAGGATTACCAGTCGATGCCTCTAATCCCTCTATTGTAACTCAAGACGGTTTTCTAGCTTCAACTTCAACTTCTCCTCACGACCCCAGTGCTCTAACACCACTCTCCCTTCACAAATCTGAATGGACAAGCTCAACCCAACTGGGAATGCTAACTGAACACTCACTTTCACAGAGGCTCTGTAGCCCTTATGGAGGAAACCTGCTTCAGTCATTATGAATTTGGAATTGATTAGTACCTTATCATTCCCTTTAACCTTTTTACCAAGATGCTTTCTTATTAACAGGGTTTGCGATTTTTAGCAGTACAAAAGTTAAAAATCAATTCCCCCTTGTAACAGAAAGCACAAGTCATGGGAGAGAAGGTGAGAAAGGGAAGAATCAGTATATCCTGATTAATACACTGCTCATCTAAAGTCTGGCGACACctattttttttatgcttttaataCAAAGGAGCTTGTTTCCGTTTTTGGTTTGTAAATTATTAAAGACTAGCCAGGTTTATTTTAAGCCGTCACATGTCACTTTCTTCATATGAAGAGTCACTTTTTTCTTGCATTACTGACTGTTCATACAAAAAAAGTGCTCAGCATTTATTGCTACAAGGATCATTTTCAGTGACCATGCAGtttaaggttgttttttttgtagctaATTATACACAGATATTTATTGtgatatttagttattgagtaccaacaaagaaaacatgctcatgtgtattaaagaaatgtaaaaagtcTAGGTGTCCTCAAAAGCTAGTTATTGATTTTTAAGGAAATATTTCAGATATCAAGTAAGAAACTACATATGTGATTGACTCGGCCACTATTTGCTTTATTCTGGGCTATAAGAGATTGTTTTGTCcttaatttttctttcatttttattcgtGTTGTTGTGGAAACTTGGTAGCACCAAAACAGCAGATGGGGTCTCATCACTGAACACGAACAGATCTGTTTTTGTAGTTCCCAAGGCTATAAAAGAAAAGGCAAGGAGAGTTAAATTTTAATGCAATGCTTCAAAGTCTCTCAAATGGATTTTAAATGGTTTTCTTGTGACAAACTCTGGATGAATATCTGTGTGAGATTATATCTGTGATCTAAGAAGCTTGTATCGTTTTCTAAACAGTCTGAAGGGAATGAGTGTGTTCCACTGAAATTACTCCGTTATATTTTAAGTGTCCGTTAAATCCACTCCAGCTTGAAACGCTTCAGTTCACCACAAGTTTTGGATGGGGGAATCTCATAGGACTTCATTGAAAtaagattttgtttttatgttcagTTGTAAAGTATTACCCACagtattgttcatttttctttttctgtgctctctctctctcctttttttctctctatccaGGTGACCCCAAGAATTGGCAGAACAAATCTCTCCCTGGAGATCCAAACTACCTGGTAGGAGCCAACTGTGTGTCCGTGCTTATCGACCACTTCTGAGGAGTCTGTTACTGAATGTGAATGCCaggacaaaagaaagaaaacactctttccctctccaaactacacatgtgcacacacacacacacactgccgtTAGGGAGGGGACGTTTTGGCAGTGATAAATGAAGGATGACTGCGCTTTGATTCTGTTTACTGTACCCATGGAGACTGGAGGGAGGATGACTTTCTCTGAAGTgctgttcttctttttcttcttcttgatc
It contains:
- the tjp1a gene encoding tight junction protein ZO-1 isoform X8 codes for the protein MYGERTELSIISLTQLHHPSAAMEETVIWEQHTVTLHRAPGFGFGIAISGGRDNPHFQSGETSIVISDVLKGGPAEGLLQENDRVVMVNAVSMDNVEHAYAVQQLRKSGKNAKITIRRKRKVQIPVARLGDRETMSEREEDSEDDDYEGPGAGAGGASGGTSRRNDRSGSGGRRDHSASRERSTSPRSDRRSVASNIPPRPAKVTLVKSRKNEEYGLRLASHIFVKDISPESLAARDGNIQEGDVVLKINGTVTENLSLTDAKKLIERSKGKLKMVVQRDERATLLNIPDVDDSIPSGNSDRDDISEIHSLTSDHSLDRTRGSRSRSPDKRSEPSDISGQSPQQISNGSHRSRDEERISKPAAVSTPVKMVEDALLVPASEQGDKQIPPLPEPKPVYAQPGQPDVDLPVSPSDAPVPSPAHDDSILRPSMKLVKFRKGESVGLRLAGGNDVGIFVAGVLEDSPAAKEGLEEGDQILRVNNVDFANIIREEAVLFLLDLPRGEEVTILAQKKKDVYRRIVESDVGDSFYIRTHFEYEKESPYGLSFNKGEVFRVVDTLYNGKLGSWLAIRIGKKHQEVERGIIPNKNRAEQLSSVQYTLPKTPGGDRADFWRFRGLRSSKRNLRKSREDLSAQPVQTKFPAYERVVLREAGFLRPVVIFGPIADVAREKLAREVPDLFELAKTQHPGEGEKSEPRDAGTDQRSSGIIRLHTIKQIIDKDKHAVLDITPNAVDRLNYAQWYPIVVFLNPDSKQGVKNMRTRLCPESRKSARKLYERALKLRKNNHHLFTATINMNNMNEGWYGALKDTIQQQQNQLVWVSEGKADGTPEDDLDLHDDRLSYLSAPGSEYSMYSTDSRHTSDYEDTDTEGGAYTDQELDETLNDDAGPPCEPAITRSSEPVREEPPVIQQPPGYPVYRSDALSRIEPAGFKAPAPQQKAEAALPEPLTETAPPGAHLNVALLSGATEGPAAPPQGNLAQPPAPEPLQTGQPGSEPKMYQKEIYSVDEQVRVSPGLKQPAYNSQQPLYQEEQPYRDYDHQPYRYDSAYVDPKAHNFDSHLQYDSRLPPYEEQWSPYDHQGEAPQHYDPRLNYQDGPDRDYSPPQSHYDTGYDTGRPRYGKPGPARFDEPPPPATGGFDGSSRYDHEPHPLPSTVSRSPEPPKQQYYEPPPARSAHGQPSQRGYMNSDVPPPPPKPESLPSPPDTAVTTATSKTLPPPPPETEEDPAMKPQSVLTRVKMFENKRSVSMDRARESADSTIRPADMVPKPGAASVPKANSLSNLDQEKTFRAPEPQQPQSKADDIVRANHYDPDEDEEYYRKQLSYFDRRSFDSKPSTQPQPANKPAQPQAQPGTNYPRVDSVDKVSPVPQVTPAATSPAPPPTLPKPAAATPPPDPHGSPKVKPPGREDTVQTTFLPQKSFPEKSPVNGTGDPPKTAGAPPPSSYNRYVPKPYTASARPFERKFDSPKFNHNLLPNDTQAKAPAKTQQPQAPDQDSGLDTFTRTTEHRPKYLQNNINAVPKAIPVSPSALEDDEDDDIHTVVATARGIFNCNGGVLSSIETGVSIIIPQGAIPDGVEQEIYFKVCRDNSILPPLDKEKGETLLSPLVMCGPHGLKFLKPVELRLPHCASMTPDGWSFALKSSDSSSGDPKNWQNKSLPGDPNYLVGANCVSVLIDHF